The Prevotella herbatica genome contains the following window.
TAATGTCCAACTTCTAGCAGAAGCGCACATCGGGAAAAGAATAAATCCTGTGCATAGTAGGACTTCTATTATGATTTTATTCACTTTGTATTTAATTATGTTATTGTTCATATCAAATCTATAGTTTTAGATGTAAAAAGATGATAAAAAGTTTATTTGTTGGTGTAAAAATTAACAAAACTTTTAAAATGTTGGCAATAAAAAAGATTGCAGTTGTTAAATAGACTGCAATCTGGCTATATACTTACCTAATATATCAAATTCTATATTTACACAACTCTCTAACTTTATATCGCAAAAATTTGTAGTTGCTTTTGTATAAGGTATTATTGCTACAGTAAAAGTATTTTCTGTAGGTTCACAGACTGTTAATGATACTCCGTTAACTGTAACTGAACCTTTATCTACAGTAAAATAGCCTTTTTTAGCCATTTCTTTATCCTGTTTGTATTCAAATGTAAAATAGGTACTTCCGTCAGCATCTTTGATATTAATACATTTTGCGGTTTCGTCGACATGTCCTTGTACTATGTGTCCGTCAAGCCTACCGTTCATTATCATAGAACGTTCTACGTTCACGTGGTTACCAATTTCAAGCAAACCAAGATTTGACCTATCAAGAGTCTCTTTCATTGCTGTAACAGTATAAGTATCGCCTTCAATGTTTACAACAGTCAGGCATACGCCATTATGAGATATGCTTTGGTCTATTTTTAACTCATTTGTGAATGAGCATTTCATTGTTAGGTCAATATTTCCTTTGTCTCTCTTAATAGCTACTACTGTAGCCATTTCTTCTACAATTCCACTAAACATAAAAATAAGATATTGATTTAATAAAAAGGGGAAAAAAGGGGTTGCTCGATGATGTGATGAAACTCCGAGCAATTCAAGATTTGAGAGCTCCCAGTTTTTGTAATCCGCTGGTCAACAGACTTACCTTCTAAGAAGTTTATGCGGCCCGCCATAGACATAAGAAACTTTCTCG
Protein-coding sequences here:
- a CDS encoding riboflavin synthase; this translates as MFSGIVEEMATVVAIKRDKGNIDLTMKCSFTNELKIDQSISHNGVCLTVVNIEGDTYTVTAMKETLDRSNLGLLEIGNHVNVERSMIMNGRLDGHIVQGHVDETAKCINIKDADGSTYFTFEYKQDKEMAKKGYFTVDKGSVTVNGVSLTVCEPTENTFTVAIIPYTKATTNFCDIKLESCVNIEFDILGKYIARLQSI